A genomic stretch from Eriocheir sinensis breed Jianghai 21 chromosome 31, ASM2467909v1, whole genome shotgun sequence includes:
- the LOC127005848 gene encoding uncharacterized PE-PGRS family protein PE_PGRS54-like isoform X28: MGACTRILPHLALALMLAVIVVPQRSQARTSLKDLSSRVCHSLTCGASDAFYPHPSYCTHYVHCISGTPYVKRCPSNLHFNAARGSCDIPREAHCVPFKRSCELQVPFVADGPTDGQVTCDCGGTCTKAHPYRCDAYYHCDAMGVEHLTECPSGLMFNSRVEQCDVPENTQCPQSPSCSCDNCRYPTSDHCSTFWQCENGKAVKHYCSSGLLFNRDTSQCDLAINVECSAGAWQSGSFVETVCVDHRKDCEVFVKEGGCVCNDDVCDWQTFVLQNCPKSCGKCKGEKTMKKRIFSLPSDGGNARKKSKESGSKEHGHGHGSKESGSKESGNKGSGSKESGSKESGNKGSGSKESGSKESGNKGSGSKESGSKESGNKGSGSKESGNKGSGSKESGNKGSGSKESGSKESGNKGSGSKESGSKESGNKGSGSKESGSKESGSKESGNKGSGSKESGNKDSGSKESGNKDSGSKESGSKETVEVDGNISGESCEGGDGGGGNGNNSTEGDGGDNVDVGSGGDGGNGGDGGNGGDVGGDGGSGGGHVVDGCVINCILGKYLPHPINCRKFIYCAPSGPEEVSCAPFNVWDQEELACTNERLTPCVTGSYITTEGKPCGSGGDGGDVGSDDDGDSGGDGDSGGDGDSSGDGDSSGDGDSSGDGGDAGSGGDGDSGDAGSGGDGGDGGIGGDGGSGGDHIVDGCIIPCSLGKYLPHPTDCHKFIQCAPYGPEEMPCAPGTIWEQGKLTCNHEGLTPCVTGAYLTPEGKTCGGDGGDAGSGGDGGSGGNGSSGGDGGSGGDGGDAGSGGDGDGDGSSGNSGGDGGSGGGHVIDGCVISCTLGKYLPHPTDCRKFIQCAPYGPEEMPCAPGTIWEQGKLTCNHEGLTPCVTGAYLTPEGKICGGDGGDGGDGSGGDGGDAGSGGDGGDGGSGGDGGSGGDGGDAGSGGDGGGDGGHVVDGCVINCTLGKYLPHPTDCRKFIQCAPYGPEEMPCAPGTIWEQGKLTCNHEGSTPCVTGAYLTPEGKTCGGDGGDGGDGSDGGSGGDGGDAGSGGDGGDAGSGGDGGDAGSGGDGGDGGSGGDGGGDGSGGNGGGDGGSGGGHVIDGCVINCTLGKYLPHPTDCRKFIQCAPYGPEEMPCAPGTIWEQGKLTCNHEGSTPCVTGAYLTPEGKICGGDGEDGGDGSDGGDAGSGGDSGDAGSGGDGGDGGSGGDGGDGGSGGDGGDAGSGGDGGGDGGHVVDGCVINCTLGKYLPHPTDCRKFIQCAPYGPEEMPCAPGTIWEQGKLTCNHEGSTPCVTGAYLTPEGKTCGGDGGDGGDGSDGGSGGDGGDAGSGGDGGDAGSGGDGGDAGSGGDGGDGGSGGDGGSGGDGGSGGDAGSGGDGGSGGDGGSGGDGGSGGDAGSGGDAGSGGDGGGDGGHVVDGCVINCTLGKYLPHPTDCRKFIQCAPYGPEEMPCAPGTIWEQGKLTCNHEGSTPCVTGAYLTPEGKTCGGDGGDGGDGSDGGSGGDGGDVGSGGDGGDAGSGGDGGDAGSGGDGGDGGSGGDGGSGGDGGSGGDGGSGGDGGDAGSGGDGGGDSGHVVDGCVINCTLGKYLPHPTDCRKFIQCAPYGPEEMPCAPGTIWEQGKLTCNHEGSTPCVTGAYLTPEGKTCGGDGGDAGSGGDGGDAGSGGDGGDAGSGGDGGDAGSGGDGGDAGSGGDGGDAGSGGDGGDAGSGGDGGDAGSGGDGGDAGSGGDGGDAGSGGDGGDAGSGGDGGDAGSGGDGGDSGSGGDGGDAGSGGDGGDAGSGGDGGDAGSGGDGGDAGSGGDGGDAGSGGDGGDAGSGGDGGDAGSGGDGGDAGSGGDGGDAGSGGDGGDAGSGGDGGDSGSGDGGDAGSGGDGGDAGSGGDGGDAGSGGDGGDAGSGGDGGDSGSGDGGDGACEDAQYDCIFWAANNDCNCKPTDGDCSWQTYVAAACPKSCGSCEPQVGGDGDEVCEDNVSDCRFWAANKDCNCKPTDGDCSWQKYVADNCPKSCGTCNTSGDGGNGGEDGGSGGDGGDSGSGGDGGDGGSGGDGGSGGDGGDAGSGGDGGDAGSGGDGGDAGSGGDGGDAGSGGDGGDAGSGGDGGDAGSGGDGGDAGSGGDGGDAGSGGDGGDAGSGGDGGDAGSGGDGGDAGSGGDGGDAGSGGDGGDAGSGGDGGDTGSGGDGGDAGSGGDGGDAGSGGDGGDAGSGGDGGDAGSGGDGGDAGSGGDGGDAGSGGDGGSGGDHIVDGCIIPCSLGKYLPHPTDCRKFIQCAPYGPEEMPCAPGTIWEQGKLTCNHEGSTPCVTGAYLTPEGKTCGGDGGSGGDGGDAGSGGDGGDAGSGGDGGDAGSGGDGGDAGSGGDGGDAGSGGDGGDAGSGGDGGDAGSGGDGGDAGSGGDGGDGGSGGDGGDESVEDCELSCPKSEGIFPHPRDCRKWIRCLHGKPYVKECPFHLQFNPVLRVCDWPQHAKCVASSNADCGVPEPVVPTEPPNVKPDICDCECCLRPHPEDCTAYYYCEPGSNAEFHTCSEGLVFNPQLSQCVIQDQYPQCQPEKPPTCDPTCECLYPAEACTEYYKCNGDGVPVKFECFGGLYFNDEKHSCDLPKNVSCELRRKRTYNPEPQKYISAEECKTRKGFFAKRGDPSGYFMCSNGIAFSLRCPDGAVFSSAVGRCILRK, translated from the exons CGTCGACCATCGAAAGGACTGTGAAGTATTCGTGAAGGAAGGAGGCTGTGTCTGCAACGATGACGTCTGTGACTGGCAGACCTTCGTCCTTCAAAACTGTCCCAAGTCGTGCGGCAAATGCAAGGGagaaaagacaatgaagaagagaatattttccctcccttctgatGGAGGAAACGCCCGCAAGAAGTCCAAGGAGTCGGGGAGCAAAGAACATGGACACGGACACGGCAGCAAGGAGTCAGGAAGCAAGGAGTCAGGCAACAAGGGTTCAGGCAGCAAGGAGTCAGGAAGCAAAGAATCTGGCAACAAGGGTTCAGGCAGCAAGGAGTCAGGAAGCAAGGAGTCAGGCAACAAGGGTTCAGGCAGCAAGGAGTCAGGCAGCAAGGAGTCAGGCAACAAGGGTTCAGGCAGCAAGGAGTCAGGCAACAAGGGTTCAGGCAGCAAGGAGTCAG GCAACAAGGGTTCAGGCAGCAAGGAGTCAG GAAGCAAGGAGTCAGGCAACAAGGGTTCAGGCAGCAAGGAGTCAGGAAGCAAGGAGTCAGGCAACAAGGGTTCAGGCAGCAAGGAGTCAGGCAGCAAGGAGTCAGGAAGCAAGGAGTCAGGCAACAAGGGTTCAGGCAGCAAGGAGTCAGGCAACAAGGACTCGGGCAGCAAGGAGTCAGGCAACAAGGACTCGGGCAGCAAGGAGTCAGGCAGTAAAGAGACTGTCGAAGTTGATGGCAACATTAGCGGTGAAAGCTGTgaaggtggagatggtggtggaggaaatgGGAACAACAGCACCGAAGGAGACGGTGGTGATAATGTTGATGTCGGCAGTGGAGGAGATGGCGGCAACGGTGGTGATGGAGGCaacggtggtgatgttggtggagaCGGCGGCTCAGGTGGCGGCCACGTCGTCGACGGTTGCGTCATTAACTGCATTCTCGGCAAGTACCTGCCTCACCCAATTAACTGCCGCAAGTTCATCTACTGCGCGCCCTCGGGCCCCGAGGAGGTATCCTGCGCGCCATTTAACGTTTGGGATCAAGAAGAGTTGGCATGCACCAACGAGCGTTTGACCCCCTGCGTCACTGGCTCCTACATCACCACCGAGGGCAAACCATGCGGTAGCGGGGGTGATGGAGGTGACGTCGGCAGCGATGACGATggagacagtggtggtgatggagacagCGGTGGTGATGGAGACAGCAGTGGTGATGGAGACAGCAGTGGTGATGGAGACagcagtggtgatggaggtgacgcAGGAAGCGGTGGTGATGGAGACAGTGGTGATGCCggcagcggtggtgatggaggtgacggCGGCATCGGTGGTGACGGAGGCTCAGGCGGCGACCACATCGTTGATGGCTGCATCATTCCTTGTTCCCTCGGCAAGTACCTGCCTCACCCGACTGACTGCCATAAGTTCATCCAGTGCGCGCCCTACGGCCCCGAAGAGATGCCCTGTGCACCCGGCACTATCTGGGAACAAGGAAAGCTGACCTGCAACCACGAGGGCTTGACCCCCTGCGTCACTGGCGCCTACCTCACCCCCGAGGGCAAGAcctgtggtggtgacggtggtgacgctggcagtggtggtgatgggggcagCGGTGGTAATGGAAgcagcggtggtgatggaggcagcggtggtgatggaggtgatgccggcagcggtggtgatggtgatggagacgGCAgcagtggtaatagtggtggagACGGCGGCTCAGGCGGCGGCCACGTCATCGACGGTTGCGTCATCAGCTGCACCCTCGGCAAGTACCTGCCTCACCCGACTGACTGCCGCAAGTTCATCCAGTGCGCGCCCTACGGCCCCGAAGAGATGCCCTGTGCGCCCGGCACTATCTGGGAACAAGGAAAGCTGACCTGCAACCACGAGGGCTTGACCCCCTGCGTCACTGGCGCCTACCTCACCCCCGAGGGCAAAAtctgtggtggtgacggtggagacggaggagacggcagtggaggtgacggtggtgacgcaggcagtggaggtgatggaggtgatggcggcagcggtggtgatggaggcagcggtggtgatggaggtgatgccggcagcggtggtgatggtggtggagacggCGGCCACGTCGTCGACGGCTGCGTCATCAACTGCACCCTCGGCAAGTACCTGCCTCACCCGACTGACTGTCGCAAGTTCATCCAGTGCGCGCCCTACGGCCCCGAAGAGATGCCCTGTGCGCCCGGCACTATCTGGGAACAAGGAAAGCTGACCTGCAACCACGAGGGCTCAACCCCCTGCGTCACTGGCGCCTACCTCACCCCCGAGGGCAAGAcctgtggtggtgacggtggtgacggaG gagacgGCAGTgacggaggaagtggtggtgacggaggtgatGCCGGcagtggaggtgacggtggtgacgcaggcagtggaggtgatggaggtgatgccggcagcggtggtgatggag gtgacggcggcagcggtggtgatggtggtggagacggcagcggtggtaatggtggtggagacGGCGGCTCAGGCGGCGGCCACGTCATCGACGGCTGCGTCATCAACTGCACCCTCGGCAAGTACCTGCCTCACCCGACTGACTGCCGCAAGTTCATCCAGTGCGCGCCCTACGGCCCCGAAGAGATGCCCTGTGCGCCCGGCACTATCTGGGAACAAGGAAAGCTGACCTGCAACCACGAGGGCTCAACCCCCTGCGTCACTGGCGCCTATCTCACCCCCGAGGGCAAAAtctgtggtggtgacggtgaagaCGGAGGAGACGGCAGTGACGGAGGTGATGCCGGCAGTGGAGGTGACAGTGGTGACGCAGgcagtggaggtgatggaggtgatggcggcagcggtggtgatggtggtgatggaggcagcggtggtgatggaggtgatgccggcagcggtggtgatggtggtggagacggCGGCCACGTCGTCGACGGCTGCGTCATCAACTGCACCCTCGGCAAGTACCTGCCTCACCCGACTGACTGCCGTAAGTTCATCCAGTGCGCGCCCTACGGCCCCGAAGAGATGCCCTGTGCGCCCGGCACTATCTGGGAACAAGGAAAGCTGACCTGCAACCACGAGGGCTCAACCCCCTGCGTCACTGGCGCCTACCTCACCCCCGAGGGCAAGAcctgtggtggtgacggtggagaCGGAGGAGACGGCAGTgacggaggaagtggtggtgacggaggtgatGCCGGcagtggaggtgacggtggtgacgcaggcagtggaggtgatggaggtgatgccggtagcggtggtgatggaggtgatggcggcagcggtggtgatggaggcagtggAGGTGATGGCGGCAGCGGTGGTGACGCAGGCAGTGGAG gtgatggcggcagcggtggtgatggaggcagtggAGGTGATGGCGGCAGCGGTGGTGACGCAGGCAGTGGAG gtgatgccggcagcggtggtgatggtggtggagacggCGGCCACGTCGTCGACGGCTGCGTCATCAACTGCACCCTCGGCAAGTACCTGCCTCACCCGACTGACTGCCGCAAGTTCATCCAGTGCGCGCCCTACGGCCCCGAAGAGATGCCCTGTGCGCCCGGCACTATCTGGGAACAAGGAAAGCTGACCTGCAACCACGAGGGCTCAACCCCCTGCGTCACTGGCGCCTACCTCACCCCCGAAGGCAAGAcctgtggtggtgacggtggagaCGGAGGAGACGGCAGTgacggaggaagtggtggtgacggaggtgatGTCGGcagtggaggtgacggtggtgacgcaggcagtggaggtgatggaggtgatgccggcagcggtggtgatggaggtgatggcggcagcggtggtgatggaggcagtggaggtgatggcggcagcggtggtgatggaggcagcggtggtgatggaggtgatgccggcagcggtggtgatggtggtggagacagCGGCCACGTCGTCGACGGCTGCGTCATCAACTGCACCCTCGGCAAGTACCTGCCTCACCCGACTGACTGCCGCAAGTTCATCCAGTGTGCGCCCTACGGCCCCGAAGAGATGCCCTGTGCGCCCGGCACTATCTGGGAACAAGGAAAGCTGACCTGCAACCACGAGGGCTCAACCCCCTGCGTCACTGGCGCCTACCTCACCCCCGAGGGCAAAACctgtggtggtgacggaggtgacgctggcagtggtggtgatggtggagacgcaggcagtggcggtgatggtggagacgcaggcagtggcggtgatggtggagacgcaggcagtggcggtgatggtggagacgcaggcagtggcggtgatggtggagacgcaggcagtggtggtgatggtggagacgcaggcagtggcggtgatggtggagacgcaggcagtggcggtgatggtggagacgcaggcagtggcggtgatggtggagacgcaggcagtggcggtgatggtggagacgcaggcagtggcggtgatggtggagacgcaggcagcggcggtgatggtggagactcaggcagtggcggtgatggtggagacgcaggcagtggcggtgatggtggagacgcaggcagtggcggtgatggtggagacgcaggcagtggcggtgatggtggagacgcaggcagtggcggtgatggtggagacgcaggcagtggcggtgatggtggagacgcag gcagtggcggtgatggtggagacgcaggcagtggcggtgatggtggagacgcaggcagtggcggtgatggtggagacgcaggcagtggtggtgatggtggagacgcaggcagcggcggtgatggtggagacTCAGGCAGCGGCGATGGTGGAGACGCAggcagtggcggtgatggtggagacgcaggcagtggcggtgatggtggagacgcaggcagtggtggtgatggtggagacgcaggcagcggcggtgatggtggagacTCAGGCAGTGGCGATGGTGGAGATGGTGCATGCGAAGACGCGCAATATGACTGCATCTTCTGGGCAGCTAATAATGATTGTAACTGCAAGCCGACAGATGGTGATTGCTCATGGCAAACCTATGTGGCTGCAGCTTGCCCCAAGAGCTGCGGATCTTGTGAACCACAAGTGGGCGGCGATGGAGATGAAGTTTGCGAAGACAATGTATCTGACTGCCGATTCTGGGCCGCAAATAAGGATTGCAACTGCAAACCAACTGATGGGGATTGCTCCTGGCAAAAATATGTTGCAGACAATTGCCCGAAAAGCTGTGGAACGTGTAACACATCTGGTGACGGTGGCAATGGCGGTGAAGACGGCGGcagcggtggtgacggtggtgattcTGGcagcggtggtgacggtggtgatggtggaagtggtggtgatggaggcagcggtggtgatggaggtgacgccggcagtggtggtgatggtggtgacgccggcagcggtggtgatggaggtgacgccggcagcggtggtgatggaggtgacgccggcagcggtggtgatggcggtgacgccggtagcggtggtgatggcggtgacgccggcagtggtggtgatggcggtgacgcCGGCAGTGGTGGCGATGGCGGTGACGCCggcagcggtggtgatggcggtgacgccggcagcggtggtgatggcggtgacgccggcagcggtggtgatggcggtgacgccggcagtggtggtgatggcggtgacgccggcagtggtggtgatggcggtgacgccggcagcggtggtgatggcggtgacaccggcagtggtggtgatggcggtgacgccggcagcggtggtgatggtggtgacgccggcagcggtggtgatggaggtgacgccggcagcggtggtgatggcggtgacgccggcagcggtggtgatggcggtgacgccggcagcggtggtgatggcggtgacgcCGGCAGCGGTGGTGACGGAGGCTCAGGCGGCGACCACATCGTTGATGGCTGCATTATTCCTTGTTCCCTCGGCAAGTACCTGCCTCATCCGACAGACTGCCGCAAGTTCATCCAGTGCGCGCCCTACGGCCCCGAAGAGATGCCCTGTGCGCCCGGCACTATCTGGGAACAAGGAAAGCTGACCTGCAACCACGAGGGCTCGACCCCCTGCGTCACTGGCGCCTACCTCACCCCCGAGGGCAAGACCTGTGGTGGCgatggaggaagtggtggtgacggaggtgacgccggcagcggtggtgatggaggtgatgccggcagtggtggtgatggaggtgacgctggcagtggtggtgatggaggtgacgccggaagtggtggtgatggtggtgacgccggcagtggtggtgatggaggtgatgctggcagcggtggtgatggaggtgacgctggcagtggtggtgatggaggtgacgcCGGCagcggtggtgacggcggtgacgGAGGCAGCGGTGGTGACGGAGGTGATGAAAGCGTTGAGGACTGTGAACTGTCGTGCCCGAAGAGCGAAGGAATATTCCCTCACCCTCGTGACTGCAGGAAGTGGATACGTTGCCTGCACGGGAAGCCTTACGTGAAGGAGTGTCCCTTCCACCTGCAGTTCAACCCTGTGCTCCGAGTGTGTGACTGGCCCCAGCACGCCAAATGTGTAGCTTCCAGTAATGCGGATTGTGGCGTTCCCGAACCTGTCGTTCCAACGGAGCCGCCCAATGTCAAGCCCGATATCTGCGACTGCGAGTGTTGCCTGCGACCTCACCCTGAAGACTGCACGGCCTATTACTACTGTGAG CCTGGCTCCAACGCCGAGTTCCACACCTGCTCGGAGGGGCTCGTGTTCAACCCCCAGCTGAGCCAGTGCGTCATCCAGGACCAGTACCCGCAGTGCCAGCCCGAGAAGCCCCCGACGTGCGATCCCACCTGTGAATGTCTCTATCCGGCAGAGGCCTGCACCGAGTACTACAAGT GCAACGGTGACGGCGTTCCCGTGAAGTTCGAGTGTTTTGGTGGCCTTTACTTCAACGACGAGAAGCACTCCTGCGACCTCCCGAAGAACGTGTCCTGCGAGCTGCGTCGGAAGAGGACGTACAATCCAGAGCCGCAGAAGTACATAAGCG CCGAGGAGTGCAAGACCCGCAAAGGATTCTTCGCCAAGAGAGGGGATCCTTCGGGCTACTTCATGTGCAGCAACGGCATCGCCTTCTCTCTGCGGTGTCCTGACGGCGCAGTGTTCAGCTCCGCGGTCGGCAGATGTATCCTCAGAAAGTAA